GTTAGATACTCTTCAGGCACACAAGATCGAATTTTGCAGCTGACAAGACTATCAGAATTATCCTCACATACTCAAAAGCGACTTTTCGTAGATGTTCGATCTGTCGAGAGAGAAAAGACTACTTCGGAATCGCCTTCTAATATGCCTTTCTCGAGGAAAATGGGTTTTAGTGATGTCTGGGGAGGGTGGGTTAGGGTTTGCGTTAAGATCAAATGGCTATTCTCTACATGTGATTGGATTAAGGCAAGGAGATTCACTTTATGAGGCACATGAAAGCAGATGATGTCTGCTCAAAGGAGTTGAAGATAAAAGAGACAACGCCCTGTGTCATCACACTTGTTATTTGCAGACGATTCGATTTGTTTTGCAGATGATTCGATTTGTTTCGCGGAAGCTTCAGGAAGCGATTGATTGCAGCTGCTTGAAAGCAACATTGGAAGAGTACTTCTATGGCTTCTAGACAAGGAGTGAAGTTGTAAAAGTCTTGTTTGTTCTTTATTGCAAATGCAAGAAATGCGAACAAGACAGGGAAATCAAAGAAGGGAACGTTGAACTCTTTCGTCAGAGACAAATTGCAGAACTTGTAGGAACGCATTTTTGTATGTATTCAGAAGCGTGTTAACCAATGTCTATGATACTACATGAAAAGTAATGTTTTGGCCAAGGTTTCTTGAACAAATTCTCTTGGATatccaaatctctctctctctctccctctatgTCCAAATATTCGATATTTCCAATCCAATTATCTTAGATTCCACTTATGGCACTTTTCCGTTTTGGAAGATATTCTTCTTCACCACCACCTTCCTCTCCATATTCTTCACTCGTcatcttctcttcccctttATTCTCTCTCTTATATGAACCCCCCACCATTTCACCACATCATCTCAAGTCTAACACACActtctcagagagagagagagagagagagagagatggttacGCTACAGAGGTCGGTGACGTCGTTCAGGAGGCAAGGCTCGTCGGGCCTGGTGTGGGACGACGACAAGCTCAACTTATCGGGCGTTCTCAACCCGACCAAACCTCGTGGCAACGAAGACAGCGGCGAGAAGATCGACCGCAGACAACTCAGGCTGTCGCAGAGCGCCGGGACGATCGGCATGATGAAACGCAGCAGTTCCACGGTTAGAGCTCCAGCTCAGGCCCGTCGAAACGCCATCGTCCCTTCCTCCGCTGTCGACCCACCGCCCCCTAGGATATCCGGCTGCTGCTTTTCCGGCATCTTCGGACGACCGGTGAAGTGCTCACACCCAAAccttaaaaaatgatcaaaacaaGGCAGGCGTGATTGCGAATGGCGATTTGTACAAGGGTTTTGTGTGCATGTATtcctggattttttttttcatgtcccTTCTCAAAGCGAGATACGTACTACGTAGTACATATCAAAATCGGGAAGTCAATGGAAACATCCTTGAAATTATATCCTATCATTGTAATTATGGGCATGGTTTATGGTTTGTGCACTTCTTTTTCATATATCCCAACGACAAAATGTCCTCCGAAATTCAAGTATGCCACATGACACTTAATCTTATTTGAAATggcccttcttctttttatttttttttatttttattttctatgataAGGTAGGGGACTTGCGATAAGTAGGTGGCGAAGAAATTTATCAAGGGTTTACATGTCTCAGCTACAAAAAGAatggttttattataaatagataATCACTTTgctataataatttttttttattaaactttCTAGAAtaaggggtgagcatcggtccaaggAAGACCGATCTTGGACCGGCCCAATCAGGCTAGTCTTAGTTCAGTTCCTAAGGAGACTTGGTCAAATCTTGGTCTTGGGACTCCTGGACCTTGCACTTGACCGGTTGGTTTGTGGTCCTAAGAGTTTAAGGTTAGTCCAACTCGAACCAACTTTGTCTAtaataaatacatatatattatatctaacatattatatattatatgactTTCTCTACTCTAAATTTTAGCATCTCCTTAGTTTTCTTCAAGTTTGTCGTGTGaactagaaagtagaaagaaTCTCAGCcctaattcaaaaaaaaaaaaaaactctccacTAGCCTCAACCTTGCTTGCTTGCCTTGGCCTCGCTCACCTCTATTGCCACTCATCTTTGTTCCCTTACCTTGCATGTTCATTATTATGATTTGTTGCTATTAGCAAGTGTAAATTTCGGTTGTTaccttattttatatttatgattgaTATGTATTGATGTTTATAATTTGGTTACTTAATGTCTCGTTATTAATGGATATATGGTTTAAAGTAGTATATTTGTTCTtttaagaaatacaaaaaatgagacaaaaaaaaaaaaattggttggtTCCAAGTTGTTCCAAGAATCGAACTGGACCCATAGTGTTGATTTGGTCAtcagtcccaagctcaataggatTGGTCCTcagtccaaaaaattagaaaatatcacTATGCATGTTGGTCCTTAGGTTAGATAGTGGACCAGCCCAACTTGGACCATACTCACTTCAATCAAGAAGTCATTTGAATGGCAAAGCACTTAATTTGGATAAAACAAATTTTGTGATCAAATGAAATCAATGCTTGTTAGATTTATTAAATGGGTGGATCTTGTCGGATTTGAGTGGAGTCGAAAGTGGCCCAACTCAAATTAACCTATTTAACCCATATGATTTATTCTATACAATACAAAAAAGTGACCGATGCCTGGTCTAACCTAAACCTAACATATACTCTACCCGACCCAAACTCAACATATACTTGACCCAAACCATATTTCAGAACACTtctatatttaaccaaattaagGAAAACTCATACCCAAACTATGGTGAAAGTACGGAGCGAGCGAGCGCAAAATTGAGTGAAGATGAAAGAGAGTTATGGAGGTGGGTTGGTCTAAATAAActttaaactcatttatgacccatAGGTTAGGTCTAAACCaatttatgatcaatttattgaatataCCTAACTAATATAACAACCCAACCCATCAGATGTGGTTCAAGAAATAGGCAACGAAAAGCCTTGTGGATCATGCTTTCCATCCTTAGATAGAGCTTTTCCTAATGTAGGACCGGTGGCCGACGGAGTGGTTTGCGTGCATCCGCAAGCATCGATACAGTCAAAAGATTTGAATACCTTCCGTTATAAAGATTGCTAGTGTACATTGTTGGAGTTGATTTCTTTTTGATCGGCATACATTATTAGTGTGCAAATATGAATCTCTCGGAAACCTTAGTTTTCGCAAGGGAGTGTGCTCGCAAGGCAGCAACACGGATAATTTTGTAGGATCAATATAGTCCTCAAGTATTTTGCGATTCATGGTGATTCTCTCCGTCTATATGATGTAtacttttggcttttttcctaAATATAGGAGAATTTGGATCAATTGGTGATGCAACTCTATCCGAACGCTCTCTTTTTTGACGCCGATTTCTCCATCATTCAACAATAGcaaattgaaaataatcaatctaTTGCGTAATTTCAAGTGGATACATCCTTTTGTACCATAGTATATTATATTACTGGTTTTAGTAAGTTTTGTTCTATGATAGATATTGCGTCCGCCTGCCACATAGTCACCGTCGCAAAACATACTCTCTTTCATATAACATGGGCCAGCACTAGCTGTAAGGACTGCAATCATCACAGGTGATTAAACAACGAATTCACATAAGCGAATAGTCAAACATTACATCTTTGCTCATGTACAAATCTCGTAGAACGACAAAAGGCGGGAAGACAAAACGCTGAAAAGGCGAAGGTAACAACTTCTTGGTAGTGTGTCATTAGCATTACTATTCAGCAAGCCTGGGCATGGTATGACAGATCTTACAGTACAACCTCTTCCCTTCAATCGGTAGCTTTCTGGACTTTGGTCTTGAAGAGCAAAATGTAGAGCTTCTCCATCGAAAAATAAAGGAAACACCCCGTCGCGTGGGTCACAAAGGAGCCGAAGTTCGACCCCACGATGCAGTGCCACGCCGGCCCATATACTTTATCAAACTCCTGGCATAGTGCCCAAAATTAGTCAATCAACTAATTAGGATttctaaattgaaattgaaagacATTAAGAAATGTATAATTTGGATGTAGGATAAGGAATAGGCCATATAGATGGATCATGGGTGTGGTAGTGGTGAGGGCTATGTGGAGGGCATAACTGCACATGCATGGTGGAATAATTTTGTGACTATGCTCTAAAAACTATTCATTTTCACACATGGGAGGGGAGAGTCCACGTAGGAGCAAAAGCAGATCCGGCTGTCACTTAATGGATGCTGTTGAACGATGCATGATTGATTTAGCCAACACCGACGACCGGTAATGGCAGAGTTGCACGATCATTAAAACTTGTATGACACATGGGTGGTCTTGCCTCTTTAAAAGAGGAGATCTGGCGCAAGATTCCAATCTATGCCGAGGTTCAGATCGTTCGATTTCAGGGGAGCCATATTCGAGTTTGATTCATCGGATCAATCTAGTAAGATAGAGTCGATTGCAGTAcagaagaagataggaaagtGCATAATGTCTAGTGTAGACAGGATTAAATGCTGGACTTATTGGAAAAAAGATCGGTAAATTGGCGCATGAAGTATTGCCATAGTTAAATCCACCTCGCGCGAATGCTTTCGTGAattatcatgaaaaatgtttttaaaaaaaaaaaaaaaacatgctaAGAAATGCACTGTGCACACTGCACAGTGAAGTTCACTTGCATGCCATCCTGGCAAACGGTCAATGGTCCAAATAGAActgatgataatttttttagtaaaggTAAAAATGGAATAATCGAACTCTTAGAGCATTGACTACGCATGATGCGGAGGAAAGTCAATGCATTGAAACCTGCAAAACTTTCTTAACATCGACCGGTAATTTCTCCGGGATATTTgttaataaaatcctaaaaaaggGGAATTGGAATcgagaaaagaaagtaaaacttTCTGTCTTGACCATGAAATGCATCTGGTTCTCTGCCATATGCACAGTGGATTCTATCAATCGACAAGAAGAGAGccagaaaagatgaagaaaaccttttttttctccccttttgaAGAGAGTCCGGAAACTGAAACCAAATGCAGACCGCCAAACTTATTCTCCAGCAAAAGATTTCAAAGAATGCATCGATTCATCTCTCGCAAATCGTCCTCTAGTTTTACAGTGTTTGTACCACAACAACATTtcgagcaaaaagaaaaatgtaacaAGAACAAACAAGAATCAAGAAATGCATAGAGAGGAGGCTTTATGAAAGTGAGAGATACAGATGTATAGATTTACCTTCTTCATGTTGTAAGCCATGTGTTTGGAGCTGAATTTCTCCAAGCTGTCGTACGTCCTCCTCGCGCACCTGAATGCATGGACCTGCATGAACCCCGGCATGTCGGCCACCATCACCTTCACTTGCAAGAACGCCACCACTGACGCCAGGTTCGTCTCCACGTGCGACACTGACTTCCTAGCCTCCACCACCATGTTCGCAtttccgcctccgcctccgcctccgccaccgctgccgccaccgccatccCCTCCTCGGCCACTGTTTGCGCTGACTAGTTGCTGATCGCCACCACGTTTGCTTTCTGGGCAATTCCGGGATTTCCTCAGCGTCCAGCCCCGCGTGATGTACTTGTTTGTGAAGGCCGACGGGTCGGACTTTGCAACACAGTCGATCCTGCCTGTGCTGGTTGCGCCAGCGACGGCGCTGGGTTTGTAGAAGTTCATGAATGAACCTAATTTCTTTGGCTTCTCATGGGTGGccattgtcttttttttttccttttgggggaCTGATGATCTAATTCTTAGTTGGTAGACTGTCAATTACTTTGATTCACTCAATATATcacatgagagagagggagaagggggaggggggggtCCTGTTGGGGATCATGTGCACAAGTTTGGTTCACTAAATATACAAATGGGTTTTCTTGAGGGGAGAaggaaggagggggaggggggccTGTTTGGAATCATGTGCACAAAGGGTacgacccatttatttttaatttgcttatATATTCATATATCTACTTAAAAGTGTTGAAATCCATATTAAAAAGGGGATGAGATAGATTCAATGAAGCAAACCATGTGTTATTGCCTGCTCTCATGAACAAAATGGGTCTTTGGGTGCAAAGGATTTGATGTGTGAAATTGTTGTTTTGCTCTTGTTTGCAAGCGATGGGACTGTGTGGAGGGGTGACCTTTTGGGGATTAGTGTTGTTTAGGGCTTATTTGTCTTGAAGGCGTTTGGTTGGTAATGGCCAGAGTAGACAAGGGGCCCCGGCCTTGCACCGCCTACATGATGGGGTACCTACCAAATTGTTCATGTGTGTCGATCTTTCTCAGCCTCTTAATGTCACATTTATGCCCCCTAGCTAGAGCTTATACCAATATAAATCATCTCCCAAGTAACCAAAAAGCCCCATTCTTTCAGAGATTTACCCCCTTATACCAATATAAATCATCTCTTAAGTAACCAAAAAGTCTCGTCCTTTCAGAGATTTACCCCCCACCTTTAGCTTCATCTCTCTCACACAATCTGAAGACAAGAAGATGAGGTGGTCACCACCTCACGACCACTGTGATCAATGATCTGCTCTCAATTGACCGAAGATCTAGGGTCACATGAAATTTTCGTCCTTTCAGAGATTTAACACCCCCCCTTTAGCTTCATCTCTCTCACACAATCTGAAGACAAGAAGACGAGGTGGTCACCACCTCACGACCACTGTGATCAATGATCTGCTCTCAACTGACCGAAGATCTAGGGTCACATGAAATTTGGCGACATTGAGAGAGAGGACCGGTACCATTGAAACAACAATGGGATCTCCAGTTTGATCCCTCTCTTCCCAAACCAAAGAAAGTTACATCTATTGATAAGCGGTCGGAATGATCATTAAACagatcaatccaaaaaaaaaaaaattaaattcttcAGCTGCGgagaaatttgcaattttggagGGGAAAACTGCTACCCGTTGACTTTGTTTCAGTGCCACTCACATGAACATTGAACGTGGTTTGAGAACCCTCGAGAATTCTTGAAATGCTACGTTTTGAGGTTGTAGGACAGGGGACGGTGAAAAGTTTCACATCAAGCATCATCAATATAGGCACAGTTCACATGTCAGAATCGAAGCGGATTAGGGGGACGTCAATTTTCTTacggtacgtcctcgatataaATTGTTCGGACCAGGACTTGTGACGGAGTGAATGCTGTGTTGGCGCTTGGTTTCATGAGGATAGGCAAGAAGGGGTAAGTAAGAGGGGCAATCAAAATGAAACTGCCAAACCGGATCGAACTGAATGGTTCTAGGCAATTCCCAAGGTGCCGGTCCAGTTATTGGTTTCCTATTAAAATTGGTCATTTTCCGCTTCGACGGAGAACCAGATGGCTCGGATCAAGTCAGaccaaatattttatatttattttttaattgtaaaCCTAAACTTAATAATCAGTCTTGATCGCTCAAGTCTTAGCCTCATGCGCATGCCTCCTCTTTCCCTCTAGTCTCTCACTTCTCAGCCCTCTTTCCCAATCACAATTCACAAAAATCACAACCTCGCTCGAATCAGCAGCTCATTGAAGGCAAACACCATTCACCTCTCGTCTCTCAGGCCTCGCTCATGGGTGTCGATACCTTGAacatttgcttcttgtttctttAATTCCGATGAACTGATCCAACTATTCTTAAACAACCTTGAAGACATTTAGCATTCTTAATTGTTCTTTCGCAAGAGATGGGAAGCTCATTCCCAATCTTAGTGATTGAATATCTCCCCTCCTTCTTCCACCAGTACCATTGGACTACTCAGAAATTGGACTGGACCAGTGGGTCCGCATCAGGCGGTTCAATTCTCAATCCAAGAAACTAGAAAGTGGTTCTATCGATGTAGTTCTCAGTTTTTGGGCAAGACTAATTTGGACCAGAAATTGATTATCCCTGGGATGGACAATGGATGTGAAAGTGAACACATGCACGAGTTCTTGGCATGGGCATGGGGTCTTGTTTGGCAAGTGTGCATCACTAATTCCCAGCATGATTTTGTCAATAATAAATGATAGAAAAAGACACTTGGGACTTGCTGAAAAATTCCCATGAAAAATGTGacctttccttctctctttataTGGAGCCTCAACATCGTTAGGTCCATGTTTTGTTGCAAATAGCGACAAATTTAGAAAAGCACTGTTGACGTAATTTATAATATCAACAAGGCATCGTTATGAAATCTCCTCACGCGTTACAAATTCAATGATTCTATCATGTTAAAGAAGTTTTATGTATTGATATCAATCTAATAATAATTCCTAAAATACTGTGGCAAAACATGAATGCACTAGGAAATTAGTTTCACATTTATGTTGCTTGGCGATAAATCGATCTCGTTCAATCTCAGGTGATTGGGACAACAAAGTAAATCGCTTGGAAGATAAAGTACAAGGACTAGAAATTGAAGGAAATTAGAAGGAACGATGctggaaataaaggaaaatagagCTAAGGACGTGATGTTAAAGGAATCAAAGCCAGAACTGAAGGGAACTTGCTGGAAACTAAACTCCACTGGAATTGATACCGAGGGAAGGAAAGTTACATGCCCATTAACTCTCAAACGGAAACATTGAAGTGATTACTGCATTGATATTCACAATGCATAGTACAAAGTAGAAAATTGACTATAAAATTAAAATCGAAATTAAAATACATTGCTTCGAAAGGAAATGTTAAAGGGGAAAATTTGGCAGAGTTTTGACATATGTTGAGTGTCCTCCTCATCTGTGTTCTTTCTAATTACAATCCTTGAGTCTTCTTCAAGGGTTACTGAAGTTCACGTGTGATCCCTCCTCTAATTGCTCCATGTTTCCAAGATCACGTGCCTAGAACTCCAATCATTTGTCAGTCTTCAGGCAcataatctttttcttcttttttttatgtctaCTCTTTGATAATTACCTTACATGCCGGGAACTGACCAAATACCTTGTCCTCAAGCTTGAGAAGATAGATCCAAACTTTCttagaaaaatcatatgtaAAGGACAATTAGCACCCACCTCCCTTCAACCGCACCTGAGAAGGCCCGCATAAAACAGATGAACGTAGTCCGTTGTACCCTCGGTTCTATGAGACATTGTACTGAACTGCAGCCCATGCTGTTTGCCGAGCTCTCAATGCTTGCAAACGTCCAACTTTCCTATCTTCTGGCCATACAGAAGACCTCTCTTACTCAGTACGTTCACGCCTCTCTCTGACATTGCCCCACGGATTAATGAATGTTCTCCATTATTGTTGTTTTTGCCAAAGCATTCCTTTTCTTGCTAAAACTACTCCaaacaatttcaatttttagaacttaTCTTTGACAATATGGTCGAAAGTCTGTTTTAGCATTTctcccagaaaaagaaaaacaaggacAATCTGAAAATTCATGTGGAATGACCATGTCTATAGAAAGTTCGAAAAACGAATACCATTCGTTTTTATATAATATGGGCCCGAGTTATTCATCATTtcagcagttttttttttttttttttttggggggggttggGGGGCGGCCAAAGATCAATTTCTAAAGAGAATGGTCACTCCCATCATACATTTTTGTCCTCGTGACCCAGAAATAGTTGGCAGTCCCAACGCCATATCCCACTGCTAGCTCATGAACAGTTCTCATGTCAGTCTCCAAATTAAATGCAGTACACATTGTGGGGATTCTATTCTTTGTGTGGAAGCAAAAAGTATGTACAATTTCTTGGACTTTTTAGCTCCATTTATCtctacaaaaaaagaaataagagaatgAAATCTTTCAAGTGGGTATGAAGGGCTTTCAATGGGTACCTCATTCTCAGGGGGTTTGTGGGCTCAAGATAGAGCAAGAAGCCATTCACCCCAAAGGACTGCCATTCATTTTCCGCTTGAGGACGAGGGTCGGCATCTTTCCCGGGAGAGTCGCGTGCGGGTGTCGACCGATTCATTGCAGCCATTAGATTGTGTGGGCTTTATACGAAATTGATATGATCTAATAATCATAGCGAATTAAACTCAAATGAAATCAATGCACTCAATGACGGGACTGAACAAGGGAGTTGAAGTGCATCTTCATTCAGTGGAAGGACATCATCATGAAGGTTGATATGGCCGTTTAGGTGGTTGCATGAATGCCTCCTCAACTACTACTTCATAAGGAGGACCTTATCTCAGGTCCCCATACAAAGTACATCTAGCTTAGATAACAACACCACCTTTGGTTTAATTTGTGGAGAGAATTCAAAAGAGGGACATAATTAACATGATTTTCGATGTGATCAGTTCAGCACCTAACATACATCCACGAGGTAAGATGGCTAAAGGAGTTCACTACGAGGAAGTTCAGAGGAGAAAGTGTATACATAGGGGCAACAATAAAGTGGCTATCGCGATATGAGCAAGGCATAAGTTATCTAAAGAGTCATGTTGCGAACGAATTTTGATCATTTTGTGCATTGGGCGTTTTCTACTTTATTCAAAGAGATTTCTTGAAATTCAGCACATCAATAGTGTTGTGTTAACAGATTTGTTAACCTCGAACCTTTTGATTCCAAATAGATTGAGTAGTTATTGTTTAAATCGAACTTTCATAGATGGCACAAGATTCTTATCTAATATACTGAACATAAGTCATGTTGatacaaaagaaatgaaagatgcTTTTGAAATTCTAATTAAGAAGACAAGTACAACTTCAATTAGTTAACAATATTGCTTTGCTTTTGCGAAGATAAATGGATAAGCAGCCTTTTCTCACCTTAAAGGTGATTGTTGAGTGGGCTTAGGCCGAGTAGCACCTAATGCTTGGGCCTAAATTTCTGCCCAGGTTTTCTCACTAAGGACCCTAACCCAAGCCTGCCCAGATTTGTCTTCAAGCCCTTGTCGCTAAAGCATCGTGATTAGGTTTTATATCGTATATAATACTAAATCTCCCCGCTTGTGAACCGATGTATGAAAATGTGATGGTGAATTtgggttatttatttattattttaggaTTAGTTATTTTATACATACATGACAAAATAGAATAGGCCCGGCAACTAAGAGGTGGGGTGAACTGGTTGTCCTAGGAAACttgaatatttttcatgtaAGTGCTAGACAACATGGTGTTCTAGAAACATGGTGTTCTAGAAACATATGCACTTGTGCGGAATCACGATTTGTCAATCCAACAGAAGTCAAAGAGGTTAAAGGATAGAAGAACGTCCTTCTACGGAGCATTAAAAGCCATTTCTTAAAGTAGAATACTCTGTTTCTATAGTTTGCTTGACATCTCTTCTGCTTAACCAAAAAGCTAAAACATGCCCGGTTAACTTTGGGCTACTTTAGTGGATTCTAACACTTGAAAACAATTGCAAAACAACAACTCGAATCCAATTCAAAATGACAAAGAGCTAAGTCTTCCCACAAGGATCGTATAGGTTCTTATGTAGAACCATCCACTTCATCTATAGCATCAATTGCTCATGCAGAAATAGTCTTGCCAAACTTTCTCGAAATCTCCTTCTGCTATATGTTCACCTTTTGCAAGGTGGTTCCTACAAGCAAATTGACGCCCCTTTGTTATGCAGCTTGATCACCTTTTATCACTTTATCCAAATTTTAATGATGCCTCGTTCTACAGCTTGTTCTCCGTCTACAACGGTCCTTCTAGACTTAAATACAATACCCGTCCGACAGCTTGTTCTCCTTTTGTAGGACCAAAGTCTTTTCATGCTTCTACATCCTGTCGTTAAAATACTATTTGCACGTCGCTTGTGTGTGTAGAAGTCGTTCGTTGTGCAACTCAAATGCACATATTCTTATCCTTTGATCCTTTGTCATCTCCCCAATATCAAACGAGATTTTCTCAACGCATGAAATACCGATGAATGATCTAACTGTGAAGTTTCAGGATTCCCTGTGCACCTGATCTCAACGAATCCTGATGATCTTCTCCATCATCCGGAAACCAGGTGAACAAATCAGGGCAAAGAGACCAAGGGTCGGCCTTTAGGAAGTTATCATTGCTGAAACTCGAGCCCTCAATCACTCCTTTTCGAACGTTGTCCGAAGTTTAAGCCTTAACTAGCCAGCTCGACCGACAACTCTCAAGGTTTAAGCTGAGGGCGACTAGGGGTGTTTTCCGACGGTAAATGAAATTGCTGTCAATCAGTCCCAACTTAATAAACAAAGATCTGCTAAAATGTCTGTATTTCGCGACGCATTTAATCTGAGTTCATGCTCGAGTTTAAGCCATCCTAAGCATATGATCAACTCGATATTAGGACGACAAATATGTCATGATATCGAGCTCGATGTTGAAAAAAATTAACTCGTAACCAAGTATTGGGTGTGTTTTGGTTTTTCAAGTCGAGTGTGGTTATTGCCATTGGGATCTTTAATTTCGCTGGAGTTGTATTCTTGAGCACGACTACATTCTTCTCGAGACACAAGTTTAAGTTGCTCGAACATCAAAAGTTAAGTTATATATGTATTTGGATCGTATTCATATGCCATTGTCGACATGTTATAACTTGGATTTATGTGAAAgcataaaaagaaattggagttttgagttttgagtCAAATTTTAGCATCTAAAACACCTCATTAAGTTGACATCAAATTAATCACGTATTCGGTTCACATGGAATGGGAAAACAATGATTAGAATTCCAACcttagaaacaaaaaatttcggCTTTGCCTTATCCTTTGTGTACTTTCATTATTGTCGAAAGAGACACAAATTCATAGTGTGACGGTAGTCGGATGCTGCTGTTGCTGAACGTGGTGCTTGAGATTGCAATTCATGCGGGAACACTGGAGAACTGGAGCGCCACCGTCAAGGGGGATGACGGGGAGGATGTCGCAGTTGCAGACCTCGATCATCAACCCGTCGGGATCGTGGAAGAAGATCTGATCAACGTAGATCCCCCCTTCCTCTACCCTGCTCTTCACGTACTCTATCTCCATCTCCTCTAGCTTCTTCTCCACCGTCGCCATGCTCTCACACTGTACATGCCAAGAACGCTGCCATTGTCATCTTTACAGTCTTTACAATcacttcagagagagagagagagagagagagagagatgacctGAAAAGAAATATGGTTGTCCTTGGGATTGATTCCACCGGCAGCGGGCATTTGATGAGGGTCTTCGGCTTGAAGCAGGTGGATCCCAATTCCATTGTTGAACAGCCTTAAGTCCATCCAAGAACACCCATCAAAACAAGATCAATTCCAAAATCGAAAACAAGAAGACGTTGGAATGATTTCAAAGCTCTCGCACATCCCTATTAATTCTCGACTTTAATAAAAGAACAGTACCATGCGCCCTCGAAATCAAAGGATCCGGGTCGCCTGACTGGGACGAAGCCGAGGACTTTCTGGTAGAAATCCACCGTCCTCTCCAAGGACCGACACACCAGCGAGATGTGGTTCAACGACTTGAGTTGCAGAGGATTTTCCATCAAATTCAGCCCCGGGAAGAATTATTATCTGTGCGAGATCGAATCGAAatgatttcaagatttgaaaCGAAATGGCGT
This genomic stretch from Eucalyptus grandis isolate ANBG69807.140 chromosome 3, ASM1654582v1, whole genome shotgun sequence harbors:
- the LOC104438511 gene encoding uncharacterized protein At1g15400, which gives rise to MVTLQRSVTSFRRQGSSGLVWDDDKLNLSGVLNPTKPRGNEDSGEKIDRRQLRLSQSAGTIGMMKRSSSTVRAPAQARRNAIVPSSAVDPPPPRISGCCFSGIFGRPVKCSHPNLKK
- the LOC104438512 gene encoding serine/arginine-rich splicing factor SR34A isoform X1; protein product: MATHEKPKKLGSFMNFYKPSAVAGATSTGRIDCVAKSDPSAFTNKYITRGWTLRKSRNCPESKRGGDQQLVSANSGRGGDGGGGSGGGGGGGGGNANMVVEARKSVSHVETNLASVVAFLQVKVMVADMPGFMQVHAFRCARRTYDSLEKFSSKHMAYNMKKEFDKVYGPAWHCIVGSNFGSFVTHATGCFLYFSMEKLYILLFKTKVQKATD
- the LOC104438512 gene encoding serine/arginine-rich splicing factor SR34A isoform X2, which gives rise to MATHEKPKKLGSFMNFYKPSAVAGATSTGRIDCVAKSDPSAFTNKYITRGWTLRKSRNCPESKRGGDQQLVSANSGRGGDGGGGSGGGGGGGGGNANMVVEARKSVSHVETNLASVVAFLQVKVMVADMPGFMQVHAFRCARRTYDSLEKFSSKHMAYNMKKYMGRRGTASWGRTSAPL
- the LOC104438514 gene encoding metallothiol transferase FosB; the protein is MENPLQLKSLNHISLVCRSLERTVDFYQKVLGFVPVRRPGSFDFEGAWLFNNGIGIHLLQAEDPHQMPAAGGINPKDNHISFQCESMATVEKKLEEMEIEYVKSRVEEGGIYVDQIFFHDPDGLMIEVCNCDILPVIPLDGGAPVLQCSRMNCNLKHHVQQQQHPTTVTL